The Burkholderia latens genome segment AGGTCGCGAACGATCTCGAGCCGCGGCTCGATCGAATCGCGTGGCGCGTCGAGGCTCGGACCGATCCGCCCGGGAACGGACAGCTCAAGTGGATTCAGACCGACGACAACGGCAACGTGACCGAACTCGATCACGAGCCGGAGGTGTCGCCGGCGCGGCGCATCGAGGTCTGGTTTCTCGGCCTGTTCCCGATCGAATCGCAGCTCTGACCTCTGCAGGCCGCGACGGCCGCGCACGCGGTTCCGGACGTGCGCACCTTCTTGCCCGGAACCGCCCGTCATCGCAACATCAGCGCGCGAAATCCGACGTGCTCTGGATGAACGTGTTCAGCTTCGAGATGTTCACGCTGCCGAAGCCCGTCGTCGCGTCCCAGCCCGCCTTCGCGTTATAGCCGTAGCCGCCGCTGCCGTTGTTGCCGGACGTCACGTCGTGCACCAGCGTCGCGTTGGCCGGGAAGTACTTGTAGATGCTCGACGCGGGGAACCCGAGCGCATTGTTGTTCGCCGATTGCAGCCGCGCCCAGATGCCGGTGAAGATCGGCGCGGCGAGGCTCGTGCCGCCCTCATTGTTCAGGTAACCCGCACCCCACAGCGTGTCGGACGTCTTGCCGTTCACCACGAGGATCGCGCCGGTGCGCAGGTCGGCGTCGAAGCCGACGTCCGGCAGTGCGCGCTTCGTCGAACCGGTGAGCGCCGACGATTGCCACGATGGCGCGGCCTCGTACTTGCTGTAACCGCCACCCGTCGCCCACACGGTGCCCGACTGCCAGCTCGGATCGTTCCACACGACTTCGCTGTTGTACGCGTTGGTCGACGTATTGGTGAACAGCGTCGTGCCGCCCACCGCGATCACGTACGGCGATGTCGCCGGTTCGCTGACGGTGTAGGTCGAACGCGACGGCTTGCCGCTCGCGCATTCGTACGCGCCGTGATCGCCGGCGGACACGGAAAAGGTCTGCCCCTGTGCGACTGCTTGCTTGAAAATGGTGTCGTCTGTCGCCTGCGAGCCCGTGCTGTATGCGGACGATTCGCACACACCAAGCGACACGTTGATGACCTTCGCGACGTTGTCGCTCACCGCCCGATTGTATGCGGCGGTGATCGCGGTGAGCGTCATCGACGGCGCTACATAGAACACGACCTGCTTCACGCTGCCGCCGGCCGCGCCGACGATCGACTGACTGTCGAGGTTCCATTCGACGGTGCCGGATGTATCGGTGTACGAACTGCCCGACGGGCCGGTCTGCACGACGCTGCTGCTGATCGTGCCGAGACCGTTGCTCGCGGCGAACGTGTTCAGGTCGCTGACCGTTTGAGACAGGTCGCCTTCGGAGATGATGCCGACGGTGGTTTGCGATGCGTTCGGCGTGCCGTCGCCACCATAGATCGACGAGAACTCGGTCGGATTGTGCGGAACCGCGGAGGCGCCCGCGGGAATGGTCAGGTTGCTGGTGTTGCCTTGCGGCGTGCCGCCGGCGCCGGTATGCACGAGCTCGACGTTCTGCAGGCCCAACACGGCGCCGACGATGCCGCCGATCGCGTTCGGCACCTGTGCGGCATCGCTGTTCGCGTATACGCTCCGGCCGTTGTGCGTGAAGCGCTTGAGCGTCGTGCGGAACGCCGACTTGACCGTTGCCGCGGTGCCCGACGCGGACACGAGCAGGCGGTTCGGCGCGACCACGATGTTGACGAAGCCGGCCTTGCGCAAGTGCGCGACGACGGACGCGACTTGTTGATCGGTCGGTGCGTACTGCGCGGCAAACTGGGCCGACGTGAGGAACTGCCTGTAGTGCGACGATCCGGGCGTGTGCAGATCGCGCAGGTACTGGTCAAGCTGTGCCTCGTTGCGCAGGTTCAGCCCGAGCACGATGTCGACCGATTCGCCGGACGCCATCTCGGTCGCGGCAGCGGCCGCAGCAGCGGTGCTGGCCGCCGGCGTCCCGGCGGTACTGCCGCTTTCGGCTTGCTGGACGAGCGGCAGGAATCCCTTGGTGCGCGTTTCGGTCCAGCCGGCGGCCGGTGCGGCATGGGCCGTCGCCATGCCGAACGATGCGACAGCTGCGGCGGCGAGCGCGAGCTTGACGATGCGAATGTGCTTTTGTTTCTTGTGAGCAACCTGATTCATTGAATTACCCCTCCGGTTGAACATCGAACTGCACGAACGACTGCAATCGACGACGGCGCGGATTATGCGCCGCCGGTTTCCGCCGTACCCATGCGGATGGCGCGGGCGCGACGGGGCCTTTCACCCGATCCGGATAGACGGTGACCCTCCGGGGGTGAAATGCTGGAATGCCTGATAAAGGGAGTGCCGCGCCGCGATGCGGGGCGGCCGCGCCGGCTGGCGTGACGCCGGCTGGGGGCTAGAGCAACAGTTTCGGTGTCCTGCTCATTCGATTCGGTCCTTCGGCCTGCTGCCGGACGGCAACTGCCTGTTGAGGTGCATCGGCATATCGGGCGCCGACGGATCGCGACGTGGCCGGCGGCGGAAATTTCGGTGCGGCGAAAGCGAACTGCGTCGAGCGGAATCGTTTGCGGGTGTTGCAATTCGTCAGATTGCTTGCATCGGACGGTATCAAGAACGAAAGTTCGGTGTCAAACTTTTTCTGATTATATGAAACAAAATTAAACCGAATAAGGCGAAATGATTTTGAAAAGTGGCGGGGGATTTGTAATTTTCAAAGCCGATTCGACATGCAATAAAGACTCAGAACGCTGGATCATTGACGAATCGATTCGTAATGTGCGTTCGATCGCGCGCCCATTGGCTGCGTTGATGCGCTCGGCGGTGACGGCGCCGGTTCGCGTCTTTTATGCAGAAAGGGGGGAATTGACGGGCACGGCGATCGAACCGGCAAGCCGCTGGCGTGGCCGGCCGCGTCGTGCATCAATCATCCCGCGTGCGTTTGCCACCCGAGCCCGAGGCTCTTCTGCAGCGATACGTAGTCCTTGAGCAATTCCGCCTGGCCCGCGATCACGTTCTGCTGCGCGGCCAGCGCTTCGCGCTGCGTATCGAGCAGATCGATCATCGACGCGACACCGGCACGATAACGCTGGTCGATCAGGGTGGCCGAATGCGTGGCCGACGTCTGCACGTTGGCGAGTGCGACGACGTGTTCGCGCTGGTGCCCATAGCGTTGGAGTGCGGTGTTCGCGTCCTGCAACGCACCGAGCACGGTCTTTCGGTAGTTCGCTTCCGCTTCGTCACGCGACGCCTCGGCTGCGCGCACCGCACCGCGCGTGCGGCCGAAGTCGAGGATGTTCCATTGCAGATACGGCGCGCCGACCCACGTGAAGTTCTGCTTGCGGAACAGGTGGCCGGGGTCGCTCGCGCTGAAGCCGAGATCGCCGAGCAGCGTGACCTTCGGGAAATAGTCGGCGATGTGCTCGCCGATCTGCGCGTTGCTCGATGCGAGCCGGCGCTCGGCTGCGCGAATGTCGGGACGTTGCTTTAGCAGCGCGGCCGGATCGCCGACCGGCACGCTATGGGGCAGCGTCGGCAGCGGCGCGCCCGATGCCGACAGCGCCGCGTCGAGCGCACCGGGTGGCCGCCCGGTCAGGATCGCGAGCCGGTCGAGCGACTCGGTCACCTGCGCATCGAGCGGGATCAACGACGCACGCGTGTTCTCGACTTGCGTGGTCAAGCGTTCGATGTCCGCATCGGCCGCGACACCGCGTGCACGGCGCTGCTGCGTGAGTTCGAGCATCCGCTGTTGCAGCTCGGCCGTGCGCCGCGACAGCGCGAGCCGCTGCTGCCGGTCGCGCAGATCGATGTACGCGGTCGCGACTTCGGCCGCGATCGATACCTGCGTGTCGGCGAGGTCGGCGTCGACGGCTTCGGCTTGCGCGGACGCCGCTTCCACCGCGCGGCGCGTGCCGCCGAACAGGTCGATTTCCCATGTTGCGTCGAAGCCGGCCGAAAAGAGCTGCAGCGGACCGGTACCGCCTGACGACGGTGACGCACTGCCCGGCTGGCTCGAATTGCCGGACGGCAACAACGTGCCGAGCGCGCTGACGTCGGGCTCGCGCGTGCGGATCGCGGCGACGGTCGCCGATGATTTCGGCAGCTGCGCCGCACGCTGTTGCACCAGCTGCGCACGCGAGGCGCGCAGCCGTGCCTGCGCCGCATGCAGATCGGGGTTGCGCGCGAGCGCGGCGGCGATCAGGTCGTCGAGCTGGCGATCGTTGAGCGCATGCCACCATGCGCTCGGTGCGGGGGCGGCGGTATCGATGCCCGTTGCCGGCGCCCGTACGAAGACCGGTGCGTCGGGTGCCGCAGGCGCGCCGCGGTAGGCGGGGCCGACGGTACAGCCGGCGAGCACGCATGCGGCTGCGCACAGCGCAAGCACAGGATGGCGAGGCGAGGAGAGGGGCTTCATCGCGTAAGAAGGTTCAGTGGCCGGACGATGTCGGCTGCGGGCCGCGCGGTGTCTTCAGCAGCATCGCGAGCGGCACGCACGCGAGCAGCACGAGGCCGAGCACGTAGAAAGTTTCGGAGTAGGTCATCACGATGGCCTGGATCTGGATTTGCTGGGCAAGCTGGCCGAGCGCGCGCAGGTTCGAATAGGCGAGGTCGCCCGTATGTGCGAACCAGTTCGCCGCATAGGCGGACAGCCGCTCCTGCCCGATCAGCGAATTCGCGCTCACCGATTCGCGAATCGCGGCCGCATGGAAGGTCGTACGCCGGTCGATTACGGTGCCGATGATCGCGAGCCCGATCGAGCCGCCGAGATTGCGCGCCATGTTGTAGAGCCCGGCCGCGTCGCCGGAATCCTCGCGCGCGACAGCCGCCATCGATGCCTGGTTCAGCGGCATCATCGCAAGCATCTGCGCGACGCCGCGAATGAGTTGCGACCATACGAAGTCGTGGCCGACGCTCTGTGCGGTGAGGCTGATGTCGAGCATGCAGCTCAGGCAGAACAGCAGCAGCCCCGAGATGACGAGAATGCGGAAGTCGACCTTGCCGAGCAGGCGCGGCAGGATCGGCATTACGAGAAACGCGGGCAGGCCCGACAGCAGCATGATTGCGCCCGCCTGCTCCGCGTTGTAGCCCGCCACGATAGCGAGGAACTGCGGCAGCAGGTACGACACGCCGTACAAACCCGCGCCGACCGCGGACACGATCACGATCACGCTGGCATAACGCGGATTGCGCATCAGCGACAGGCGCATGATCGGCCGTTTCGCGAAGCGTTGTGACAGCGCGATCAGGATCATCCCGGCGAGCGACACGTAGCTGAGCGTGACGATCATGTGCGACTCGAACCAGCGTTCGCGCTGACCTTCCTCGAGCACGACCGTCAGCGAACTCAGCCCGATCGCGAGGCCCGCGATCCCGAGCCAGTCCGCGTTGAAGAACGTTTGCCATTGCGGCTTGTCCGACGGCAGTCCGAACACCAGCAGCGCCATCAGCACCGCGCACACCGGCAGGTTCAGGAAGAAGCACCAGCTCCAGCTGACGTTCTCCGCGAGCCAGCCGCCGAGCACGGGGCCGAACAGCGGGCCGAGCAGCACGATCAGTCCGAACAGCGTCATCCCCACCGGCAACTGCGACAGCGGCAGCCGCGTCCGGATGATGGTTTGCGCGGTCGGGATCAATGCGCCGCCGGTGAAGCCCTGGCCGATGCGTCCGGCGATCATCATCGCGAGCGAGTTCGACCACCCGCACATCATCGAGAACGCGATGAACAGCGCCGCATTC includes the following:
- a CDS encoding efflux transporter outer membrane subunit, with protein sequence MKPLSSPRHPVLALCAAACVLAGCTVGPAYRGAPAAPDAPVFVRAPATGIDTAAPAPSAWWHALNDRQLDDLIAAALARNPDLHAAQARLRASRAQLVQQRAAQLPKSSATVAAIRTREPDVSALGTLLPSGNSSQPGSASPSSGGTGPLQLFSAGFDATWEIDLFGGTRRAVEAASAQAEAVDADLADTQVSIAAEVATAYIDLRDRQQRLALSRRTAELQQRMLELTQQRRARGVAADADIERLTTQVENTRASLIPLDAQVTESLDRLAILTGRPPGALDAALSASGAPLPTLPHSVPVGDPAALLKQRPDIRAAERRLASSNAQIGEHIADYFPKVTLLGDLGFSASDPGHLFRKQNFTWVGAPYLQWNILDFGRTRGAVRAAEASRDEAEANYRKTVLGALQDANTALQRYGHQREHVVALANVQTSATHSATLIDQRYRAGVASMIDLLDTQREALAAQQNVIAGQAELLKDYVSLQKSLGLGWQTHAG
- a CDS encoding S53 family peptidase, which produces MNQVAHKKQKHIRIVKLALAAAAVASFGMATAHAAPAAGWTETRTKGFLPLVQQAESGSTAGTPAASTAAAAAAATEMASGESVDIVLGLNLRNEAQLDQYLRDLHTPGSSHYRQFLTSAQFAAQYAPTDQQVASVVAHLRKAGFVNIVVAPNRLLVSASGTAATVKSAFRTTLKRFTHNGRSVYANSDAAQVPNAIGGIVGAVLGLQNVELVHTGAGGTPQGNTSNLTIPAGASAVPHNPTEFSSIYGGDGTPNASQTTVGIISEGDLSQTVSDLNTFAASNGLGTISSSVVQTGPSGSSYTDTSGTVEWNLDSQSIVGAAGGSVKQVVFYVAPSMTLTAITAAYNRAVSDNVAKVINVSLGVCESSAYSTGSQATDDTIFKQAVAQGQTFSVSAGDHGAYECASGKPSRSTYTVSEPATSPYVIAVGGTTLFTNTSTNAYNSEVVWNDPSWQSGTVWATGGGYSKYEAAPSWQSSALTGSTKRALPDVGFDADLRTGAILVVNGKTSDTLWGAGYLNNEGGTSLAAPIFTGIWARLQSANNNALGFPASSIYKYFPANATLVHDVTSGNNGSGGYGYNAKAGWDATTGFGSVNISKLNTFIQSTSDFAR
- a CDS encoding MDR family MFS transporter, producing the protein MADAANTASPHEGRASVTDWIAVAAGALGALMATLDISITNSALPQIQGEIGATGTEGTWISTGYLMSEIVMIPLAAWLTRVFGLRNFLLTNAALFIAFSMMCGWSNSLAMMIAGRIGQGFTGGALIPTAQTIIRTRLPLSQLPVGMTLFGLIVLLGPLFGPVLGGWLAENVSWSWCFFLNLPVCAVLMALLVFGLPSDKPQWQTFFNADWLGIAGLAIGLSSLTVVLEEGQRERWFESHMIVTLSYVSLAGMILIALSQRFAKRPIMRLSLMRNPRYASVIVIVSAVGAGLYGVSYLLPQFLAIVAGYNAEQAGAIMLLSGLPAFLVMPILPRLLGKVDFRILVISGLLLFCLSCMLDISLTAQSVGHDFVWSQLIRGVAQMLAMMPLNQASMAAVAREDSGDAAGLYNMARNLGGSIGLAIIGTVIDRRTTFHAAAIRESVSANSLIGQERLSAYAANWFAHTGDLAYSNLRALGQLAQQIQIQAIVMTYSETFYVLGLVLLACVPLAMLLKTPRGPQPTSSGH